One genomic segment of candidate division KSB1 bacterium includes these proteins:
- a CDS encoding OsmC family protein: MKRQASAVWQGTLKEGKGTLSTQSGTLQETPYNFSGRFESGTGTNPEELIAAAHAGCFTMALGAKLSAAGFPPEKLSTRAHLTLEQVQGNWTITTIHLELTGKVPGVSRAKFDELANDARANCIVSRALTAQITLDAKLEA, encoded by the coding sequence ATGAAACGGCAAGCTTCTGCGGTTTGGCAGGGAACCTTGAAGGAGGGCAAGGGCACACTCTCGACGCAAAGCGGCACGCTGCAGGAAACGCCCTACAACTTCAGTGGCCGGTTTGAATCCGGCACGGGCACCAATCCTGAAGAATTGATCGCCGCTGCGCACGCAGGCTGCTTCACCATGGCACTGGGCGCGAAGTTGAGCGCGGCGGGTTTTCCGCCCGAAAAGCTGAGCACGCGCGCGCACTTGACGCTCGAACAAGTGCAGGGCAATTGGACGATCACCACGATTCATCTGGAGCTGACCGGCAAAGTGCCGGGGGTGTCTCGCGCCAAGTTCGACGAGCTCGCCAACGACGCCAGGGCCAACTGCATCGTCTCCCGCGCCCTCACCGCACAAATCACGCTGGACGCGAAATTGGAAGCCTGA
- a CDS encoding YceI family protein, with protein sequence MRFTTSLSALLLGSLLLANGVAGEKFEIDASHSNVLFTVRHMVIAKVTGKFKDFSGTIIYDEKDLSQSSVNVTIKVASIDTENEARDKHLRSEDFFNAAQDSLITFTSRKIEKRGEGFVAVGDLTMRGVTKEIVLPFTLLGTIKDPWGNKRLAVEARTTINRFDYGVKWDKTLEGGNLIVGKEVEVNLNIEAIAKPAQAPKL encoded by the coding sequence ATGCGTTTCACCACTTCCCTGAGCGCGCTGCTGCTGGGCAGCCTGCTGCTGGCCAACGGCGTTGCCGGTGAGAAATTCGAAATTGACGCTTCGCACTCCAACGTGCTGTTCACCGTGCGCCACATGGTGATTGCGAAAGTCACCGGCAAATTCAAGGATTTTTCCGGGACAATCATTTATGACGAAAAAGACCTCAGCCAATCCTCGGTCAACGTCACCATCAAGGTGGCGAGCATCGACACCGAAAACGAAGCGCGGGACAAGCATTTGCGCAGCGAGGATTTCTTCAATGCCGCGCAGGACTCGCTGATTACCTTCACCAGCAGGAAGATCGAGAAGAGGGGTGAGGGTTTTGTGGCGGTCGGTGATCTGACCATGCGGGGCGTGACCAAAGAAATCGTGCTGCCCTTCACGCTCCTGGGAACGATCAAGGATCCCTGGGGCAACAAACGCCTGGCGGTGGAAGCCCGCACCACGATCAATCGCTTTGATTACGGCGTGAAATGGGATAAAACCCTGGAAGGCGGCAATCTCATTGTCGGGAAAGAGGTCGAAGTCAATCTGAATATTGAGGCCATCGCGAAGCCCGCGCAGGCGCCCAAACTCTAG
- a CDS encoding MarR family transcriptional regulator, which translates to MAEHLTRKALLNREGYSACRRQALKLWVVLARCYNSFAHAEALSHKDADLTPPQFAVLEVLAHLGPLKMCEIAGKLLMSGANVTGVVDRLEEKGLVKRVTASDDRRMFRIHLTEAGGRLIAEIFPRHAAAIERLTSALTPHEKDTLIRLLKKLGKSLATPR; encoded by the coding sequence ATGGCGGAACATTTGACCCGCAAGGCCCTGCTCAACCGCGAGGGCTACAGCGCCTGCCGGCGACAAGCATTGAAGTTATGGGTCGTGCTGGCACGCTGCTACAATTCCTTTGCCCATGCCGAGGCCCTGTCGCACAAAGACGCCGATCTGACCCCGCCGCAGTTTGCCGTGCTGGAGGTGCTCGCCCATCTCGGCCCCCTGAAGATGTGCGAGATCGCCGGCAAGCTGCTGATGAGCGGTGCCAACGTCACTGGCGTGGTCGATCGCCTGGAGGAAAAGGGGCTGGTCAAGCGTGTCACCGCCAGTGACGACCGCCGCATGTTCCGCATCCATTTGACCGAGGCCGGCGGCCGTCTGATTGCCGAAATCTTCCCGCGGCATGCGGCAGCCATCGAGCGCCTGACCAGCGCCCTGACGCCGCACGAAAAAGACACTCTTATCCGGCTGTTGAAAAAACTGGGTAAATCGCTAGCGACACCGCGTTGA
- a CDS encoding phosphatase PAP2 family protein, producing the protein MRTLFHRGLLSAWLVFCASSLHGQERSASNWPRQFVHDAGNVLAGTGHVLSNPLRWRSKDWAIFGSVLAGTFAISFADEEVNRFFQRNQSRTGDKLASFGVQCGEPRTAVLLTGGLYLSGLVLDSDWLRETCVTLSASLLASGAVQYPVKIASGRARPHVGRGHKEFDFFHGAEAYSSFFSGHAMVAMVFSHTLARRLQPLPAKLLLYSVGTLGGAARLYGEDHWLSDVTLGAIFAIANVNSAAQGLAEQRSHSQVGSRQWCVFASARGLHTTVAW; encoded by the coding sequence ATGCGCACCCTGTTCCACCGTGGCCTGTTGTCTGCCTGGCTGGTTTTCTGCGCCTCATCCCTTCATGGCCAGGAGCGATCAGCAAGCAACTGGCCGCGGCAGTTTGTGCACGATGCCGGCAACGTGCTGGCCGGCACCGGTCACGTGCTGAGCAATCCCCTGCGCTGGCGGAGTAAAGACTGGGCGATCTTCGGTTCCGTACTCGCCGGCACGTTTGCCATTTCCTTCGCCGATGAAGAGGTGAACCGCTTCTTCCAGCGCAACCAAAGCAGGACCGGGGACAAACTCGCCAGCTTCGGCGTGCAATGCGGCGAACCGCGTACCGCTGTCCTGCTCACCGGCGGGTTGTATCTTTCCGGGCTGGTGTTGGACAGTGACTGGCTGCGCGAAACCTGTGTCACTTTGTCCGCGAGCTTGCTGGCCTCCGGCGCGGTGCAATACCCCGTTAAAATCGCTTCCGGTCGGGCACGGCCGCATGTCGGCCGGGGTCACAAGGAGTTTGATTTCTTTCACGGTGCAGAAGCCTACTCTTCCTTCTTTTCGGGCCATGCGATGGTGGCCATGGTCTTCTCCCACACGCTCGCCCGGCGCCTGCAACCTCTGCCTGCCAAGCTGCTGCTGTACAGCGTGGGCACACTGGGCGGCGCAGCCCGTTTGTATGGTGAAGATCACTGGCTGTCGGACGTAACGCTGGGTGCGATTTTCGCGATTGCGAATGTGAACAGTGCAGCGCAAGGGCTCGCGGAACAGCGCAGCCACAGCCAGGTGGGCAGCCGCCAATGGTGCGTATTTGCCAGTGCCCGCGGTCTGCATACGACAGTGGCCTGGTGA
- a CDS encoding MBL fold metallo-hydrolase, with translation MRVKFCGAARTVTGSQHLITLNGKHLLLECGLYQGRRAEAREKNQTFLFEPGQVDTLVLSHAHIDHSGNIPSLVKHGFQGNVIATRATVSLCHVMLRDSAYLQEKDAEWLRKKREEEIEPLYTIQDAELALQHFVGVEYGRPFNVAPGVRATFYDAGHILGSAGVLFEIEEKGRRLRLGFSGDLGRFHMPILRDPVLLDDLDVLIMESTYGDRQHHEIEDVEEELAGIVRSVHQRGGRIIIPSFAVGRTQMLVYYLHKLWQHNRIPELPIYVDSPLAVDATAVFRMHPECFDRETYRLFLQDGQDPFGFRRLTYVRDVEDSKKLNELTTPAVIISASGMAEAGRILHHLRNHIGRPENLVLLVGFMAEHTLGRKLADGATEVKIFGELCERRCEVRKLEGLSAHADREQLLALVQRQDPQKLQHIFLVHGEPDPAEALADRIRAAGYRGVHVPWPGEEVTI, from the coding sequence ATGCGCGTCAAGTTTTGCGGTGCGGCACGAACCGTCACCGGATCGCAACATCTGATCACCCTCAACGGCAAACACCTCCTGCTGGAATGCGGTTTGTATCAGGGCCGGCGCGCAGAAGCGCGGGAGAAAAATCAGACCTTCCTGTTCGAGCCCGGCCAGGTCGACACCCTGGTGCTCTCCCATGCCCACATCGATCACTCCGGCAACATTCCCTCGCTGGTGAAGCACGGCTTTCAGGGCAACGTCATCGCCACGCGCGCCACCGTCAGCCTGTGCCACGTGATGCTGCGGGATTCCGCTTATCTGCAGGAAAAAGACGCCGAGTGGCTGCGCAAGAAGCGCGAGGAGGAGATCGAGCCGCTCTACACCATCCAAGATGCCGAGCTGGCGCTGCAGCACTTTGTGGGGGTCGAGTATGGCCGTCCATTCAATGTCGCGCCTGGTGTGCGGGCAACGTTTTATGATGCCGGCCACATCCTGGGATCGGCGGGCGTTTTGTTTGAGATCGAAGAAAAAGGCCGCCGCCTGCGTCTGGGATTCAGCGGTGACTTGGGCCGCTTCCACATGCCCATTCTGCGCGACCCGGTTCTGCTCGATGATCTCGATGTTTTGATCATGGAAAGCACCTACGGCGACCGCCAGCATCATGAGATCGAAGATGTGGAAGAGGAGCTGGCCGGGATCGTGCGCAGCGTGCACCAGCGCGGCGGCAGGATCATCATTCCCTCCTTCGCCGTGGGCCGCACCCAGATGCTGGTTTACTATCTTCACAAGCTCTGGCAGCACAATCGCATCCCCGAGTTGCCGATTTATGTGGACAGCCCGCTGGCGGTGGATGCCACCGCGGTCTTTCGCATGCATCCCGAATGCTTCGACCGTGAAACCTACCGCCTGTTTCTGCAGGATGGACAGGACCCTTTCGGGTTTCGGCGTCTCACCTATGTGCGCGATGTGGAGGACTCCAAGAAGCTCAACGAGCTCACCACCCCGGCGGTCATCATTTCCGCCTCCGGCATGGCGGAAGCCGGCCGCATCCTGCATCACCTGCGCAATCATATCGGCAGACCGGAAAATCTCGTATTGTTGGTGGGCTTCATGGCCGAACATACCCTGGGCCGCAAACTCGCTGACGGTGCCACCGAAGTCAAAATCTTTGGCGAGCTCTGCGAGCGCCGCTGCGAAGTCCGCAAACTCGAAGGTTTGAGTGCGCATGCGGATCGCGAGCAGTTGCTGGCTTTGGTGCAACGGCAGGATCCCCAAAAGCTGCAGCACATCTTTCTGGTGCACGGCGAGCCGGACCCGGCGGAAGCGCTGGCCGATCGCATTCGCGCCGCAGGCTACCGCGGCGTGCATGTGCCCTGGCCGGGAGAAGAAGTCACGATTTGA
- a CDS encoding DUF4835 family protein, which translates to MFSTFPLRNTARTVGLVLLLAVAGAVAAPEQGIVRAKVTAILDKLPDEFKPRMADFAGKVEKYINAKDWIEEDYVMPFTIGLQFFLEYRPTSTEDRYQCSLMISGPDLQYFDKRAIFPFQQNETITDSPGYVPVRALIDFYVYLLIGNELDKYGALAGTQYFEKARAILQEAKFSQFVYGWDYREDTLLTIFGENYKKFRELKDYYFYGMSALQEEPGPAREYIKQSLERLEIVLRENKDNQAARQFIDAHYSEIIDVFKGRKDIQPFQILLRLDPERKQIYEKQIAAEAN; encoded by the coding sequence ATGTTCTCGACCTTTCCGCTTCGCAACACAGCTCGCACCGTCGGGCTGGTGCTTCTGCTGGCGGTCGCGGGTGCGGTCGCGGCGCCCGAGCAGGGCATTGTGCGCGCCAAGGTGACAGCCATTTTGGACAAGCTGCCCGATGAGTTCAAACCACGCATGGCTGATTTTGCCGGCAAGGTCGAAAAGTATATCAACGCCAAGGACTGGATCGAGGAAGATTATGTGATGCCCTTCACCATTGGTTTGCAGTTTTTCCTGGAATACCGACCCACCAGCACCGAAGACCGCTACCAGTGCAGCTTGATGATCTCCGGCCCGGATTTGCAGTACTTCGACAAACGCGCCATTTTTCCCTTCCAGCAAAATGAGACCATCACGGATTCACCCGGCTACGTGCCGGTGCGCGCGCTAATCGATTTCTATGTCTATCTGCTGATCGGCAACGAGCTCGACAAGTATGGCGCGCTGGCGGGAACCCAATATTTCGAAAAAGCGCGCGCCATTCTGCAGGAAGCCAAATTCAGCCAGTTTGTCTACGGCTGGGATTATCGGGAAGACACCCTCCTCACCATCTTTGGAGAAAACTACAAGAAATTCCGCGAACTGAAAGACTACTACTTTTACGGCATGTCGGCCCTGCAGGAAGAGCCCGGCCCGGCGCGCGAGTACATCAAGCAGTCGCTGGAGCGCCTCGAAATCGTCTTGCGCGAGAACAAGGACAACCAGGCGGCCAGGCAGTTCATTGATGCCCACTATTCCGAAATCATCGACGTCTTCAAGGGCCGCAAGGACATCCAACCCTTCCAAATTCTTCTGCGGCTGGATCCTGAGCGCAAGCAGATCTACGAAAAGCAGATTGCTGCGGAAGCCAACTGA
- a CDS encoding YpdA family putative bacillithiol disulfide reductase, whose amino-acid sequence MDRKSPVDVLIVGAGPVGLACGIAAQRSGLSALIVEKGALTNALCHFPRNMRFFSTPELLEIGDIPFIISGDKPTRTDALNYYRRVAQHYDLRLHLYEKVLRITKAADTFIVSSAAADYQAGSVVIATGYYDHPNLLNVPGEDLPKVSHYYTEPFPFFRRKVAVIGGKNSAVEAALDLYRHGAQVTLIHRGPEIRQSVKYWILPDILNRIQEGSIAARFNTRVVQITHDALLLQNQTGETETLANDFVFALTGYHPDYAFLQACGIEIIGGENCPRHDPATFETNVPGLYVAGVVAAGGNGNKIFIENGREHAGVIMRHLAGRLRNQARRAAVNELARV is encoded by the coding sequence ATGGATCGCAAATCACCAGTCGATGTTTTGATCGTTGGCGCAGGGCCGGTGGGGCTCGCGTGCGGTATTGCGGCACAGCGCAGCGGGCTTTCCGCTCTGATTGTTGAAAAGGGCGCGCTCACCAACGCGCTCTGCCATTTCCCGCGAAACATGCGATTCTTTTCCACTCCCGAGCTGCTGGAGATTGGCGACATCCCCTTCATCATTTCCGGTGACAAACCCACGCGGACGGATGCCCTCAACTATTACCGCCGTGTCGCGCAGCATTATGACCTGCGTCTCCATCTCTATGAAAAAGTCCTGCGCATTACCAAGGCCGCGGACACTTTCATTGTCTCCAGCGCGGCCGCAGACTATCAAGCCGGCAGCGTGGTGATCGCCACCGGCTATTACGATCATCCCAATCTGCTCAACGTTCCCGGTGAAGATCTCCCCAAGGTCTCTCATTATTACACCGAGCCGTTTCCTTTTTTTCGGCGGAAGGTTGCGGTGATCGGCGGGAAAAATTCGGCGGTGGAAGCTGCGCTCGACCTCTACCGCCATGGCGCGCAGGTCACGTTGATTCATCGCGGGCCGGAGATTCGGCAAAGTGTCAAGTACTGGATCCTGCCCGATATTCTCAACCGCATTCAAGAGGGCAGCATCGCGGCGCGCTTCAACACGCGCGTGGTGCAGATCACCCACGACGCACTCCTGCTGCAAAACCAGACGGGCGAAACCGAGACTCTGGCGAATGATTTCGTCTTTGCCCTCACCGGTTATCATCCCGATTATGCCTTTTTGCAGGCGTGCGGCATCGAGATCATCGGCGGGGAAAACTGCCCGCGTCATGATCCCGCGACTTTCGAGACCAACGTGCCCGGTCTGTACGTCGCGGGTGTGGTGGCCGCCGGCGGCAACGGCAACAAGATCTTCATCGAGAATGGCCGCGAGCATGCCGGGGTGATCATGCGCCACCTCGCCGGGCGCCTGCGGAATCAAGCCCGGCGCGCGGCCGTCAATGAACTTGCCCGGGTATAA